AGCGCACGCACGGCACCGAGTGGGACGATGAGAACACTGCGTTCCTGCACCGATTCGAGCCCGTCGACTGATCGTCCCCTTCCGTTCTCCGTTCGCAGTTCCTGCAGTCGTCGCTCCGGTCGGCCGTCAGTCGAGTTCCCGCACGACCTCCGCGGGGTTCCCGGCAACGACGACGTCCGCCGGGACGTCCCGGGTGACGACGGCGCCCGAGGCGACGACCGATCGGTCGCCGACGCTGACGCCCGGGTTCAACACTGCCTGCCCGCCGATCCAGACGTCGTCCCCGACGCTGACGGGGTCACCGTACTCCACTCCCTCGGCGCGGGCGGCAGCTTCGAGAGGATGGGTCGCGGTGTAGACGTGGACGCCAGGGCCGAGCAGACACCGATCGCCGACGGTTACCGAACGCACGTCCAGAACGACACAGCCGAAGTTCGCGAAGAACTCGTCCCCGACGGCGATCTGGTCGCCGTAGTCACACCGGAACGGGGGTTCGACCTGCGGGCCCTCG
This genomic window from Natronococcus occultus SP4 contains:
- a CDS encoding sugar O-acetyltransferase, with protein sequence MASEREKMLAGEAYDPSDPELAAARERAGALCRLYNRTTASDRESRELVLQELFGAVGEGPQVEPPFRCDYGDQIAVGDEFFANFGCVVLDVRSVTVGDRCLLGPGVHVYTATHPLEAAARAEGVEYGDPVSVGDDVWIGGQAVLNPGVSVGDRSVVASGAVVTRDVPADVVVAGNPAEVVRELD